A region from the Mercenaria mercenaria strain notata chromosome 7, MADL_Memer_1, whole genome shotgun sequence genome encodes:
- the LOC123555364 gene encoding uncharacterized protein LOC123555364: MASGGAVDQNVDESSDSIHDFPCKPCSDDGKNIEGVNFCAECQTYFCQACIVHHNKCFKTHTLYNKSGIKSGKIQYQQQPAGLACDKHPGYPIQMYCGEHDDVCCAVCIAVDHRLCNSADFIPKLAKEILNGRDRKDVKISLEEMKEKLHAVKSSKLEQINEVRKEKEDLLIEIGKMKERIIARIEEIEQTSVKQVQDKHKGIVDKIKTDIDAIDAKLRAVDDNIRKINEFKGNNEAKLFIVLSKAHEVESGCGKYLENYGEVEYGKIAFEFSQGIESAIRSVESFGITEGCDFAQSYIDSVVSAASLVGEFGVTDCASCSIIDCCLLENGQTILADVNNNCLRRFDKEYNVCDWRAISNLKSLCRVGPNELAIIDGDAVRFIHVGRSMMLTNSFTISSESNEMKSLYPTGSCSKSFSLSRIAFSDEKLYIVAFVRYCLSKWIYGVVVLVYNIDGSLIRIISTDLKQDINAFSMSLDSSQMFFATPKRGIITLDSNGKILSEFSEKRLNNVSCVTEGDRGQLFVCDNGSETIFLLDLDSKTFEELLGTIDGISSPLSVTYIQKQKRLIVTGNTKVMKVFQLT; this comes from the exons ATGGCAAGTGGAGGAGCTGTAGATCAAAATGTTGATGAATCTTCAGACAGTATACACGACTTCCCATGTAAACCTTGCTCtgatgatggtaaaaatattGAAGGAGTAAACTTCTGTGCAGAATGTCAGACCTATTTCTGTCAGGCATGTATTGTTCACCACAACAAATGTTTCAAAACACACACCCTCTACAACAAATCGGGCATAAAGTCAGGCAAGATCCAGTACCAACAACAACCAGCAGGACTGGCATGTGATAAACACCCAGGATATCCCATCCAGATGTACTGCGGAGAACACGATGATGTCTGCTGTGCTGTGTGTATAGCTGTTGACCACAG ATTGTGTAATAGCGCAGACTTCATACCAAAATTGGCGAAGGAAATTTTAAATGGACGAGACAGAAAAGATGTAAAGATATCTCTcgaagaaatgaaagaaaaactccACGCTGTAAAGTCTTCTAAACTAGAACAGATAAATGAAGTCAGGAAAGAAAAAGAAGACCTCCTCATTGAAATTGGGAAAATGAAGGAGCGCATCATTGCCAGAATAGAAGAGATAGAACAAACTTCAGTCAAGCAGGTACAAGACAAACACAAAGGAATTgttgacaaaataaaaactgaCATAGACGCTATAGATGCTAAGCTTAGAGCTGTTGATGACAATATTAGAAAGATTAATGAGTTCAAGGGAAACAATGAGGCTAAGCTGTTTATTGTTCTCAGCAAAGCACATGAGGTAGAATCTGGCTGTGGTAAATATTTAGAAAACTACGGAGAGGTTGAGTATGGCAAGATTGCATTTGAGTTCAGTCAAGGTATTGAATCGGCTATCAGAAGTGTAGAATCATTTGGTATTACAGAGGGTTGTGATTTTGCTCAGTCTTACATTGATTCTGTTGTTTCTGCAGCATCACTGGTTGGTGAGTTTGGTGTCACAGATTGTGCTTCGTGTTCGATTATCGATTGTTGCTTACTAGAAAATGGTCAAACCATCCTTGCTGACGTGAATAATAATTGCCTCAGACGATTTGACAAGGAATATAACGTGTGCGACTGGCGTGCTATATCCAATCTGAAAAGCTTGTGCAGAGTTGGTCCAAATGAACTAGCCATTATAGATGGTGACGCTGTTCGTTTTATTCATGTTGGTAGGTCAATGATGCTTACAAATTCATTTACAATTTCCAGTGAATCAAATGAGATGAAGAGTTTATATCCTACAGGGTCTTGCTCTAAAAGTTTCTCACTGTCTCGTATTGCATTCAGTGATGAGAAACTTTACATTGTAGCCTTTGTTAGGTACTGTCTGAGTAAATGGATATATGGAGTTGTAGTACTTGTATATAACATAGATGGCTCTCTTATTCGAATTATCTCAACTGATCTCAAGCAAGATATAAATGCTTTTTCAATGAGTTTAGATAGTTCTCAGATGTTCTTTGCCACTCCTAAAAGGGGTATAATAACTCTAGATAGTAATGGTAAAATATTATCAGAGTTCTCTGAAAAGAGGTTAAACAATGTTTCTTGTGTAACTGAAGGAGACAGAGGGCAACTGTTTGTGTGTGATAACGGCTCTGAGACTATATTTCTGTTAGATCTTGACAGTAAAACGTTTGAAGAACTGCTGGGTACAATAGATGGGATAAGTTCTCCTTTATCAGTCACTTACATCCAAAAGCAAAAGAGGCTTATAGTTACCGGTAATACTAAAGTAATGAAAGTGTTtcagttgacctaa